A stretch of the Actinoalloteichus fjordicus genome encodes the following:
- a CDS encoding cytochrome P450 family protein, with protein MAWAVAGHEQIRDLTTDSRVSRNARAHWQAWADGEITPDWHLYTFVAVQNMISAYGADHTRLRSLISKAFTPRRVAALAPSIEKLVSGLIDDLGAEGGNGATVDLRAGLAYPLPIAVISTMFGVPADWRDELHHIVDGIFDTTLGPDEARANQMQLYTLLNKLVELKQGTPGEDMTSALIDAHEQDGTRLQEHELVDTLLLMLGAGHETTTNLLDQAMTAMLTNPDQLAMVRSGAITWDDVIEEALRWNAPIASLPLRYAVEDLEIAGVTIRKGDAILAFFAGAGRDPAHYGEDADRFDATRAVKDHLSFGHGVHYCLGAPLARLEARIALPALFDRFPDIALAGRPDELRPVRSFVSNGHLGLPATLVAAKG; from the coding sequence GTGGCGTGGGCAGTAGCGGGGCATGAGCAGATCCGGGATCTGACCACCGACTCTCGGGTCTCCCGCAACGCCAGGGCGCACTGGCAGGCGTGGGCGGACGGGGAGATCACGCCGGACTGGCATCTGTACACGTTCGTCGCGGTGCAGAACATGATCTCCGCGTACGGTGCCGATCACACCAGGTTACGCTCGTTGATCTCCAAGGCGTTCACGCCTAGACGGGTGGCCGCGCTCGCGCCCAGCATCGAGAAGCTCGTCTCCGGGCTGATCGACGACCTGGGCGCCGAGGGCGGGAACGGTGCCACGGTCGACCTCCGTGCCGGGCTCGCCTACCCGCTGCCCATCGCGGTGATCAGCACCATGTTCGGCGTGCCTGCGGACTGGCGTGACGAACTGCATCACATCGTCGACGGCATCTTCGACACCACGCTGGGCCCCGACGAGGCACGGGCCAACCAGATGCAGCTCTACACGCTGCTCAACAAGCTGGTCGAGCTGAAGCAGGGCACGCCGGGCGAGGACATGACCAGCGCCCTGATCGACGCTCACGAGCAGGACGGAACCCGGCTCCAGGAGCACGAGCTGGTCGACACCCTGCTGCTGATGCTCGGGGCGGGCCACGAGACGACCACCAATCTCCTCGACCAGGCCATGACCGCGATGCTGACCAATCCCGATCAGCTGGCCATGGTGCGCTCCGGCGCGATCACCTGGGACGACGTCATCGAGGAGGCCTTGCGGTGGAACGCGCCGATCGCGAGTCTTCCGCTGCGCTACGCGGTGGAGGACCTCGAGATCGCGGGCGTGACGATCCGCAAGGGTGACGCGATCCTGGCGTTCTTCGCAGGCGCCGGGCGGGACCCGGCGCACTACGGCGAGGACGCCGATCGGTTCGATGCCACCAGAGCCGTCAAGGATCATCTCTCCTTCGGGCACGGGGTGCACTACTGCCTCGGCGCTCCCCTGGCCCGGCTCGAGGCCAGGATCGCGCTGCCCGCCCTGTTCGACCGGTTCCCCGACATCGCCCTGGCCGGCCGGCCTGACGAGCTCAGGCCGGTGCGGTCCTTCGTCTCCAACGGTCACCTCGGCCTTCCCGCGACGCTCGTCGCCGCGAAGGGCTGA